The following are encoded in a window of Flavobacterium cupriresistens genomic DNA:
- a CDS encoding DUF3592 domain-containing protein: MKALSFIKYTFLTIGLALIAAALYFYQKQHAFQEKALTAQGTVIELLESTSDNSIVYKPLVLFKTKEGKEVKFTTSFSTSPPSYSMGESVEVLYDSAEPNSASINGFTSLWLGPLICGVLGIIFFLIGFFIILFDKVKQREIRYLRENGKRISTKFAHVKFNNGLAVNGRNPFLIYSQWLDTNTNELYVFKSDNIWFDPTDFIGTEPIKVMIDPKNPKKYYMDISFLPAMKN; the protein is encoded by the coding sequence ATGAAAGCGCTATCATTTATTAAATATACCTTTTTAACTATTGGCTTAGCTTTAATCGCCGCAGCTCTTTATTTCTACCAAAAGCAACATGCTTTTCAGGAAAAAGCACTTACAGCACAAGGCACAGTTATTGAATTACTCGAATCAACATCAGATAATAGTATCGTATATAAGCCACTCGTTTTATTTAAGACAAAGGAAGGTAAAGAAGTAAAATTCACCACTTCTTTTAGTACTAGTCCACCAAGTTATAGCATGGGAGAAAGTGTTGAAGTGTTATACGATTCAGCCGAACCCAATTCTGCTTCTATTAACGGATTTACATCTTTATGGCTTGGCCCTTTAATCTGCGGGGTTTTGGGAATAATTTTCTTTTTAATAGGTTTCTTTATTATTTTGTTTGATAAAGTAAAACAAAGAGAAATTCGATACCTGCGTGAAAATGGAAAACGTATTTCAACAAAATTTGCTCACGTGAAGTTTAATAACGGACTGGCCGTAAATGGTAGAAACCCTTTTTTGATTTATAGTCAGTGGCTTGATACAAATACAAATGAATTGTATGTGTTTAAAAGCGATAACATTTGGTTTGATCCTACCGATTTTATAGGAACCGAACCTATTAAGGTTATGATTGACCCAAAAAATCCAAAGAAATACTATATGGATATTTCTTTTTTGCCTGCGATGAAGAATTAA
- a CDS encoding SusC/RagA family TonB-linked outer membrane protein, which translates to MKKIFLIFMIVFTAQVSLAQVKNVKGVITDSNGVPLPGASVAVQGSQKGTSTDFDGLYAIEVQKGQTLVFTYVGLETQSIVVGDAATINVKLLQSASNNLNEVVVTSLGLKKSKKSLTYSAQEVKGDEVTRVKDANLMNSLSGKVAGLIVGKSSAGAGGAVKVTIRGNSSATSNQPLYVVDGIPMLNSNSSQANQVFGDTAGGNRDGGDAISMINPDDIESMTVLKGASAAALYGSQGANGVIVITTKKGKEGNVTANYNTSVFVDNVVSLPEFQNNYAANPSSDLSWGPQKKSPDHVKGFYDTGLTMINSIGVNGGTDKMSTSLTYANTRVDGVIPTNEFKKNNIALRQSIKMFGDKVTIDGALSYAEQKIENKPTNGLYFNPLTGVYLFPRGNDFKDYESNYEYFEPSRNLMLQRWPSATSDIIQNPGWILNRNASIDTNTSLISSVAINYKANSWLSFKARGGYNKFNNTFDKRMYAGTNLTLAPSTGRYIYSDSESSQLYGDLIATINTKFNDDFSFNAVIGTSITKSTINEAFTSDSGQKGGLVNANWFNTGNFVSAERNAQNTGSKREVQSVFASATFGYKEMLFLDVTGRNDWSSTLVNTDNLGFFYPSVGMSAILSQMVTLPKAISYAKVRASYAQVGNDIGAFLTSPVNTFVGGIVTYPVTGPKPGTSLKPEIQNSFEFGTELRFVNNRIGFDFTYYRNETKNQLITAPAPIPNTTGYTNYAFNAGSIENKGFEISLTGKAIVTDNFSWDIGVNYASNKNTVLSLGAGANGNINTVILTNGDPNSYRYVLQVGKPFGEIQGKNIVRNDNGQIVLDDKGNIQKTDFVNLGSSNPDFMLGFSNSFKYKKAYLNILIDGRFGGHVMSMTEAMLDYYGVSKATGDARDAGGVKINAVDINGNAVTSMDPKKYYDVVGNRAGTTGEYMYKATNIRLGEISLGYTFDFSKESIFKTVNASLVGKNLFFFYKDAPFDPNVTLSSGEGLQGVDIFGAPSTRSVGVNLNLTF; encoded by the coding sequence ATGAAAAAAATTTTCTTAATCTTTATGATTGTTTTTACGGCGCAGGTTTCGCTTGCACAGGTAAAAAATGTTAAAGGTGTGATTACAGATTCTAATGGGGTGCCGTTACCAGGGGCATCTGTTGCTGTACAGGGAAGTCAAAAAGGTACTTCAACCGATTTTGACGGATTGTATGCAATTGAAGTACAGAAAGGGCAAACATTGGTTTTTACCTATGTTGGTCTGGAAACACAAAGTATTGTTGTAGGAGATGCCGCTACAATCAACGTAAAGCTGCTACAAAGTGCGTCAAATAATTTAAATGAAGTTGTTGTTACTTCATTAGGTCTTAAGAAATCAAAAAAATCTTTGACTTATTCAGCACAAGAGGTTAAAGGAGACGAGGTGACTCGTGTTAAAGATGCGAACTTAATGAACAGCTTGTCTGGTAAAGTTGCAGGTTTAATAGTAGGGAAAAGTTCAGCTGGAGCAGGTGGTGCAGTTAAAGTAACTATTCGTGGTAACTCATCAGCGACAAGTAATCAACCCTTATATGTTGTGGATGGAATTCCAATGTTAAATTCGAATTCTTCTCAGGCAAATCAGGTTTTTGGAGATACAGCCGGAGGTAACAGAGATGGTGGAGACGCAATCTCAATGATTAACCCGGATGATATTGAGTCTATGACAGTTCTTAAAGGAGCTTCTGCAGCTGCTTTATATGGTTCTCAAGGAGCTAATGGGGTCATTGTTATAACTACTAAAAAAGGTAAAGAAGGAAATGTAACAGCAAATTATAACACAAGTGTATTTGTGGATAACGTAGTTTCATTACCGGAATTTCAAAATAATTACGCTGCAAATCCATCATCTGATTTATCTTGGGGTCCTCAGAAAAAGTCTCCTGATCACGTTAAAGGTTTTTATGACACAGGTTTAACGATGATTAACTCTATCGGTGTGAATGGAGGGACAGATAAAATGTCAACTAGTCTTACTTATGCCAATACTAGAGTTGATGGTGTAATTCCGACCAATGAATTTAAGAAGAACAATATTGCACTTCGTCAGAGTATCAAAATGTTCGGAGATAAAGTCACTATTGATGGTGCGTTGTCTTATGCGGAACAAAAAATTGAAAATAAGCCTACAAATGGATTGTATTTCAATCCTTTAACAGGAGTGTATTTGTTTCCAAGAGGTAATGATTTTAAAGATTATGAAAGTAATTATGAGTATTTTGAGCCTTCCAGAAACTTAATGCTTCAAAGATGGCCATCTGCTACATCTGATATCATTCAGAACCCGGGCTGGATCTTAAACAGAAATGCTTCTATCGATACAAATACCTCGTTAATATCTTCTGTAGCGATAAATTATAAAGCGAATAGCTGGTTAAGTTTTAAAGCAAGAGGGGGGTATAATAAATTTAATAACACATTCGATAAAAGAATGTATGCGGGAACAAATCTAACGTTGGCTCCATCTACAGGTCGATATATTTATTCAGATAGTGAAAGCTCTCAGTTGTATGGTGATTTGATTGCGACTATTAATACAAAATTCAATGATGACTTTTCATTTAATGCTGTTATTGGTACAAGTATTACTAAATCAACAATTAATGAAGCTTTTACAAGTGATTCCGGACAAAAAGGCGGATTAGTTAATGCGAACTGGTTTAATACAGGAAATTTTGTATCTGCCGAAAGAAATGCACAAAATACGGGTAGTAAAAGAGAAGTGCAATCTGTTTTTGCAAGTGCAACTTTTGGTTATAAAGAGATGTTGTTTCTTGATGTTACAGGAAGAAACGATTGGTCATCTACTTTAGTAAATACTGATAATTTAGGATTCTTCTATCCTTCTGTAGGTATGTCGGCTATTTTAAGCCAGATGGTAACATTACCAAAGGCAATTAGTTATGCAAAAGTAAGAGCTTCTTATGCTCAGGTGGGTAATGATATTGGTGCTTTTTTAACATCACCGGTAAATACTTTTGTTGGTGGTATCGTTACATATCCAGTAACTGGCCCAAAACCGGGTACTTCTTTAAAACCGGAAATACAAAATTCGTTCGAATTTGGTACAGAGTTGAGATTTGTCAATAACAGAATTGGCTTTGATTTTACTTATTATAGAAACGAGACGAAAAATCAATTAATTACTGCTCCGGCTCCAATTCCAAATACTACAGGATATACAAACTATGCATTTAACGCAGGTAGTATAGAAAACAAAGGTTTCGAGATTAGTTTAACCGGTAAAGCAATAGTTACCGATAATTTCTCTTGGGATATTGGAGTGAATTATGCTTCAAATAAAAATACTGTTCTTAGCTTAGGTGCTGGTGCTAATGGAAATATTAATACTGTTATTTTAACTAATGGAGATCCGAATAGTTACAGATATGTTTTACAAGTTGGAAAGCCTTTTGGTGAAATTCAGGGAAAAAATATCGTAAGAAATGATAACGGTCAAATTGTACTGGATGATAAAGGAAACATTCAAAAAACTGACTTTGTAAATCTGGGAAGTTCAAATCCGGATTTTATGTTAGGTTTCTCTAACTCATTCAAATACAAAAAAGCATACCTAAATATACTTATTGATGGTAGATTTGGAGGGCACGTAATGAGTATGACTGAGGCTATGTTGGATTATTATGGAGTGTCTAAAGCGACCGGTGATGCAAGAGATGCTGGCGGAGTTAAGATAAATGCTGTAGATATTAATGGAAATGCAGTGACATCAATGGATCCTAAAAAGTATTATGATGTAGTTGGTAATAGAGCAGGTACTACTGGTGAATATATGTACAAGGCTACAAACATTAGACTGGGAGAAATTTCGTTAGGATATACTTTTGATTTCAGTAAGGAATCAATTTTCAAGACTGTGAATGCTTCTCTTGTTGGTAAAAATTTATTTTTCTTCTATAAAGATGCTCCGTTTGATCCAAACGTAACATTAAGTAGTGGTGAAGGTTTGCAAGGTGTTGATATTTTTGGAGCGCCTTCAACGAGAAGTGTAGGTGTTAATTTAAATTTAACTTTCTAA